Proteins from a single region of Tistrella mobilis:
- the araD gene encoding L-arabinonate dehydratase, with protein sequence MTRTYDELRSARWFAPDNFRGFGHRSRTLQMGYDEQDWAGKPVVAILNTWSDINPCHQHFRQRVDDVKRGVFQAGGFPIELPALSVSENYVKPTTMLYRNMLAMETEELIRSHPVDGVVLMGGCDKTTPGLVMGAISAGLPAIYLPAGPMLRGNWEGRTLGSGSDAFKYWDERRAGTITEAQWKGMERGIARSYGHCMTMGTASTMTAIAEALGLTLPGASSIPAADSNHIRMSADCGRRIVGMIWEDLTPARILTAAAFDNAVTVAMATGCSTNAVVHLIAMARRAGVDLTLDDLDAKSRVTPVIANIRPAGSTYLMEDFFYAGGLRALMARLGDRLHRDCLTVTGRTLGEGIEGAEVWNDDVIRTVDNPIYNEGSLAVLKGNLAPDGAVIKPVACDPKFLVHEGPAMVFDSYPELKEKLDDEDWDITPDAVLVLRNAGPKGGPGMPEWGMIPMPRALLKQGCRDMVRLSDARMSGTSFGACVLHVAPESYVGGPLALLRTGDIVRLDVPGRRLDMLVDYDEIARRRAAWTPPPPRFHRGWGWMFTNHIQQADKGCDFDYLETSFGAPVDEPVIY encoded by the coding sequence ATGACCAGGACCTATGACGAGCTGCGCTCGGCGCGCTGGTTCGCGCCCGACAATTTCCGCGGCTTCGGGCACCGCTCCCGAACCCTGCAGATGGGCTATGACGAGCAGGACTGGGCAGGCAAGCCGGTGGTGGCGATCCTGAACACCTGGTCCGACATCAATCCCTGCCATCAGCATTTCAGGCAGCGCGTCGACGACGTGAAGCGCGGCGTGTTCCAGGCCGGCGGCTTTCCGATCGAGCTGCCGGCCCTGTCGGTCAGCGAGAATTACGTCAAGCCGACGACGATGCTCTATCGCAACATGCTGGCGATGGAGACCGAGGAGCTGATCCGCTCCCACCCGGTCGACGGCGTGGTGCTGATGGGCGGCTGCGACAAGACCACCCCCGGCCTGGTGATGGGCGCGATCTCGGCCGGCTTGCCCGCGATCTATCTGCCGGCCGGGCCGATGCTGCGCGGCAATTGGGAAGGGCGCACCCTGGGCTCCGGCTCGGATGCGTTCAAGTACTGGGACGAACGCCGCGCCGGCACCATCACCGAGGCGCAGTGGAAGGGCATGGAGCGGGGCATCGCGCGCTCTTACGGCCATTGCATGACCATGGGCACGGCGTCGACCATGACGGCGATCGCCGAGGCGCTTGGGTTGACGCTGCCGGGGGCCTCGTCCATTCCGGCCGCCGATTCCAACCACATCCGCATGTCGGCCGACTGCGGGCGGCGGATCGTGGGCATGATCTGGGAGGATCTGACCCCGGCCAGGATCCTGACGGCGGCGGCCTTCGACAATGCGGTGACCGTCGCCATGGCCACCGGCTGCTCGACCAATGCGGTGGTGCATCTGATCGCCATGGCCCGGCGGGCCGGGGTCGATCTCACCCTCGACGACCTGGATGCCAAAAGCCGGGTGACCCCGGTGATCGCCAATATCCGCCCGGCCGGATCCACCTATCTGATGGAGGATTTCTTCTATGCGGGCGGCCTGCGGGCGCTGATGGCGCGGCTGGGCGACAGGTTGCATCGCGACTGTCTGACCGTGACCGGGCGCACGCTGGGCGAGGGGATCGAAGGTGCCGAGGTCTGGAACGACGACGTCATCCGCACGGTCGACAACCCGATCTACAACGAGGGGTCGCTCGCGGTGCTGAAGGGCAACCTCGCCCCCGACGGTGCGGTGATCAAGCCGGTGGCCTGCGATCCCAAATTCCTGGTCCATGAAGGGCCGGCCATGGTCTTCGACAGCTATCCCGAGCTGAAGGAAAAGCTGGACGACGAGGATTGGGACATCACCCCCGATGCCGTTCTGGTGCTGCGCAATGCCGGCCCCAAGGGCGGACCGGGCATGCCCGAATGGGGCATGATCCCGATGCCCAGGGCGCTGCTGAAACAGGGCTGCCGCGACATGGTCCGGCTGTCGGATGCCCGGATGTCGGGCACCTCGTTCGGTGCCTGCGTGCTGCATGTGGCGCCGGAATCCTATGTCGGCGGCCCGCTCGCCCTGTTGCGGACCGGCGACATCGTGCGCCTCGACGTGCCCGGCCGCCGGCTGGACATGCTGGTCGATTACGACGAGATCGCCCGGCGCCGGGCGGCCTGGACCCCGCCGCCGCCGCGCTTCCACCGGGGCTGGGGCTGGATGTTCACCAACCACATCCAGCAGGCCGATAAGGGCTGCGATTTCGACTATCTGGAGACGTCCTTCGGGGCGCCCGTCGACGAACCCGTGATCTATTGA
- a CDS encoding ribonuclease activity regulator RraA — MTGHPLKDETRVKLARVSTASLATALFKRGLRNQFIQGAVPVAWKGRSMVGPAFTLRYIPAREDRNPITVFRDPEHRQRVAVETCPPGHVLVIDARKDARAASAGSILVTRLEMRGCAGIVTDGGFRDAEGIGRLDMPAYHARPSAPTNLTLHEAIEINGPIACGDVAVFPDDVLVGDADGVMVIPAHLADELAAECTAMESYEDFVLERVKAGDTIIGLYPATKQENLDAYEDWRRDTGE, encoded by the coding sequence ATGACCGGACATCCGCTGAAGGACGAGACGCGCGTAAAGCTTGCCCGCGTTTCGACCGCCTCGCTCGCGACCGCGCTGTTCAAGCGTGGCCTGCGCAATCAGTTCATCCAGGGCGCCGTGCCAGTGGCCTGGAAGGGGCGGAGCATGGTCGGCCCGGCCTTCACGCTCCGCTACATCCCGGCGCGGGAGGATCGCAACCCGATCACGGTCTTCCGCGATCCGGAGCACAGGCAGCGCGTGGCGGTGGAAACCTGCCCGCCGGGCCATGTGCTGGTGATCGATGCCCGCAAGGATGCCCGTGCCGCCTCGGCCGGCTCGATCCTGGTCACCCGGCTGGAAATGCGCGGCTGCGCCGGCATCGTCACCGATGGCGGCTTCCGCGATGCCGAGGGGATCGGCCGGCTGGACATGCCGGCCTATCACGCCCGCCCCTCGGCCCCCACCAATCTTACTTTGCACGAGGCGATCGAGATCAACGGGCCGATTGCCTGCGGCGATGTCGCGGTCTTCCCCGACGACGTGCTGGTCGGCGATGCCGACGGCGTGATGGTGATCCCGGCCCATCTTGCCGACGAGCTGGCGGCGGAATGCACCGCCATGGAGAGCTATGAGGATTTCGTGCTGGAGCGGGTGAAAGCGGGAGACACGATCATCGGCCTCTACCCTGCGACGAAGCAGGAGAACCTCGACGCTTATGAAGACTGGCGGCGCGACACCGGGGAATGA